The window ATTATAATGGTCAGCCTGTTGTATTATGGATTTGTAATAGCGGGCAAGACCCTCAAAATATTGATAATTCTCAAGATTGTTTTGCAAAAAAAGTTGCTGATGCTTTAGGAGAAGGGGCTATTGTTATTGCATCGACAGGATTTGTCAATTTTAAATCCGGTATTTTCATACAATCAAATACATCTGGTAATAGAAAAACCCGTATTCCATATACTTCTGTTGATAGTGGAGAACAATATAAATTTATTGGAGGAAAATAAGAATGAAAAAAATATATTTCTTTTTTTGTTTATTAAATACGTGTTTACTTTTTTCTCAAAATACTGATGATGTTTTCAGATATTTAAAAGAAAAACTGGGAAATATTGATGATGATATTCTCAGATATTTAGCAGAAGAGGTAGGAAATATTGATGATGATGATATCATATATGTAGAAGAGATAGAGCGTAATTCCAGTTGTTTTGTTATAAAAGACGATGCGGAACTCTTTGAAAAAGAAATGCTTGCATTACAAGGAGACCCTCGTGCAGTAGATGAGTTAATTGATCATTATGCCTATATTCAGGATATCGATAATGAATTAAGAATATCAAAACTGAACTATTGGCTTGAAATTTTAATTGAAAATGATATAACACCTCGTTCGCAATATAATTACTATACTATTAAGGAATGCTATAATTTTGATAATCAAAAACGAAGACTATTTTGGTTGTATACAAGTGCGGCAAGGGGTTTTGAACTGGCACTTTCGAATGTAGAGCGTAGTAGAAAAAAACAGATAGTGTTTACTATGGCAAATAATAGTGATTATCCGATAGAAGAATTAAAAGAAAAACAGGTGTTCTTTTATGAAGACGGAGCATTGAGAGGTTCTGGAACAGCAGCCTATTCGCTTGGAAAATATTATGAACGGATAAATAAAAAAAATGCGGCTTCATATTGGTGTAGAATAGGTGCTCAAAATGGAAATAATGATTGTATGTTGAAATATGCAAAAATACTAAGCAACAGTGAAGTCGAATTTGATAAACTTCGCAGCAGTTTTTGGATAAGAAAGGCTATTCAAAACGGAAATACAGAAGCAAAAAAACTACTAAAAGAAATAGCAGAAAATGAAAACTAGCTATTTATTTAAACAATCCAACTATCTCATTCGGACAGCGATTGCAGGGGAGCAAAAGCAATTTATAAAAATTGCTTTTGCTGTACATCTTTCCGCAGTAATTTCTGCGGAAAGATACCGAAGCGATAGCGGAGCCCTGAAAAGAGCGGTGCTGACACTTGTGTACTTTTACATAATTATGATAGTGCACAAGTGTCAGCAGTCCGCCAAAAGAAAGTTATTATTAAATAAAAACAGCTTATTAGAGGTTTTTCCGCTTACGATAGGAAGCGGAAAAACGATGCCTTTTGGAAATAGGTGGAGCAGATACAAGGAGTTAGACAAAAAAGTACCGCAGACGTATCGGGTATACGTCGAGGAAACTTTTTTGTCGTGCGACGCAGGAGATGCCCGCATATTTTCAAAAGAAGTAATCTACGATGGCTTAGGACGCATAAGCTACACAGCAAAAGAAGGAGAAGTGTACATTGACGGAACGAATGATCAAACCCAAACAGGCTGGAACATCTCAAGTACAATACACTACGACAAGGCAGGACGCAAGAGTGAAGAAGGAATGCCATTCTTTTACAGAGGAAACTTAGAACAAGAACTGGTAAATAAAAATTCTTATGAAGCCCTTGAAGCGTTTTATGAGCTTAACGATTTTACAACGATAAGAAACGGAACAAAATATGAGTATGATGACATAGACCGAAACATATTAACGGTTTTACCAGACGGGCACACACAAAAAAACGAATACTCGATAGACACTTCGCTTCAAATAACAAAGTCAATAGACCCCTTAGGGAACATAAGCATAAGTAAAAAAGATGCAAGAGGAAACATAAGGGAAGTACGGAGGCTGGATAAAAACGGAAGTTTATTGACCAAAGCTAAATACGAATACTCCGTATTAGGAGAAATGCTTAGAGCGTATGATGCAAAAGAAAACATAGTATCTGTAGGATATGACTTACTTGGAAGAAGGATAAGTTTGGAAAGCCTTGATGCGGGAAGAAAAGAATGGATATATGATGATAAGGGAAGATTAAAGGCGGAAACGGATTCCGTATTAAGGAGTAAAGCATCTGAGATAAGATACGAATACGACGGATTTGACAGAATAACAAAAATAGATTACCCCTTCAGTGAAGACACCGAATATAAATACGGAGAGCCCGGAGAAAAAGGTGCAGGTCAAGTAACTTATAAAAAAGATGAATCGGGAGAAACGCATTATAGTTACGGGGAACTTAATGAAGTAATAAAAGAAAGCCGAACAATAAACCGCTATGAAGCCGGGAGCGGGAAACAGTCTGCAAGTTTTGAATATGAAGCGGATTACTTAGGACGAATGCAAAAGATGAAATACCCCGACGGAGAAACCGTAAGTTACACATACGATGCAGGCGGACAATTAAGAGGAGTGAGCGGAGAAAAAACTTCGTCAAAAGGAAAAGCCGAATACTCTTATGTAGATAAAATCCTTTATGACGAACACGCACAAAGGGTGTACATACGTTACGGAAACGGAGTGGAAACAAGATACAAGTACGATGAAAAGCGGCGTTGGCTTGATACAATAGAAACTGAAAACAAACAAAGTCAAGACGTTTTTCAAAAAATAAAGTACTCATTTGACCCTGTAGGAAACGTCCTCGGTTACACGAATGATGCAAGCACTTATGAGACAACTCAAGCGTACAAATACGATAACCTATATCAACTTATAAGTGTAGAAGGAGAGAGTAAACAATACAAGGGGAAAAAATACTTCGGAATGAGTCCTGTAAACATAGCAAAGTACAAACAGGAGTTTAACTTCGACATCATAGGAAATATGATGAATAAAATGAGCACGACTAATTTATCGGGAAGTAGGGGAAATGCATATAAGAAAGCCGACCTAGATTACAACCTAGATTATGAATATGACAGTAAATATGCGCACAGGTTAATAAGAGCGGGGAACAGGTATTATCGTTATGACGGTAACGGAAACATAACGGCGGAAAAAGACGGACCCTTTAGTGAAGAGGAAGAGTTTATATTTACCTATAACTATGATAAAGAAAGCGGAGTATACTCAACCGATTACGGCTTCGGTCTTGACGCCCCTAAAGAAACGGAACAGACGAACCCGCAAGATCTTTTTTCTTACAGGCGGAACTATATGTGGACTTACAAGTCAAAAACAGCGAAGCTGTTTTTGACGACGTATAATAATTTCCTTACTCAGCAAGCCCGTAAGGGCTTGAATGAAAAAAATTTACTCACCAAATCGAGCGATAAAAACTACACGGTACACTACCGCTACGGTGAAGACGGGCAGAGAGGGTTAAAGTATACTGAAGAAGGAAGAAGCGAAACGCTATACTTTAACAATTTCTTTACGATACATATTCCGATATACGACAAAGATAACCCGCAAGGGTTAAGGGTGCATAAACACATCTTTGTAGGAAACTCAAGATTAGTAACTGCAATGACACATACGGATAACCATGGAGACAATGATGAGCAAAAGGAAAAGAGATACTACTACCACAGTGACCACTTAGGAAGCGCACAGTTTGTAACGGACTGGAGAGGGAAGCAATATGAACACATTGAATATACACCGTATGGAGAACTCTGGGTAGAAGAGACTGCACCTGGAATAGATAAATTGCCCTTTAGGTTTACAGGTAAGGAACTTGACGAAGAGACGGGATTATACTATTATGGAGCTAGATACCTTGACCCGAAGTATAGTAGGTGGTTGTCGGGAGACCCTGCGTTAAATGATTATATACCAAAAGCACCCATTAATGACGAAGCAAAGAAGCATAATGAAAACCTGCCGGGTATGGGTGGGGTATTTAACATTGTAAACTTGCATGTGTACCACTATGCAGGGAATAATCCGATTAAGTATATTGACCCGGATGGAAGGACGACCAAAGTAACAGTTACAAATATTAAAGTGAGTGAACTATCTAAGGAATTCAGAAATGCACATGGATTGCTTGGTAAGGGTGAAATACGAATTGTCGGCTCCAATGGATTGAGAATGGTCGTTGATACATATTTAATGACAGTTACTGATGATAAGACAAATAAAAAATCGTATTATGAAGTGACACGTCATGCTCCGACTGTTTCTGATAATAAAAAATTGGCTTTTAATCCTGATGAATCTGTTGGAAAATATTACGGTATGTTACGTGATGGTGGAAAAGGCGTTGGTGAAGTTTTGGAACTTTGGAATAATAAATCGGGACGAGACAGAAATATACGTGCCGATATTACAGGTGATGGTAAGGCTGATTATATACAGATTCATGTCGGAGGTGTTTATACAAATTTAGCTGATGGTTTGGAATATATTGGTGGTTCTTTAGGATGTCTCGGCTTGAATGGTAAAGACAAAGGCAATTCAGGACGGGATAAATTTATGAAAGATATTCATAATCGATTAAACAACAGTGGAGGTAGAATTGAAATATATATTCAAAAATTGGAAAAATAGACCAATAAAGTTCTTAATACTTTTGTTAATTTTTATTTTTTCTTGTGCAAACACTGTAAGTTATGAAAATATAATGAAAAAGCAAATTGAAATGTTATCTCCCGATATAATAACTCAATTGGAAAAAGAAAAAGTAATTATAATTGATCCGGATTTTGTTTTTGTAGATACAACAAAAATCGAAGACATGTATGTTTCCAACGTTATTATTTCGGATTCAGTTGTTAATGATGCAGAAAAAAGATGCATTATTTCACATCTAATCAGAAATATTCTTATTCAAGATGCAGTGATTTACAATTATGATGAAAAAGGAAATAACTTTACCATGGAACCTCATATCGTAGTGGGTGATGATTTTATATACGAAAATAGTAATGCTATTTGTGATGTTATTTATTATATTGTTCATAAAGATTATTTTAATTTTTATGGAAAACCGGGAGGCGGTTTTGATAAATTTTTTTCATCATCTTTGTTGGAAGTAATTTCAGCTGATTTGAAACATTTAAAATTAAAACTTAAAAAAGAAAATGCTTTTAGTGAAGCTCCCTTTGCTGAAATAGATATTAAACAAGTTCTAGCTAGTCTAAATACTAAAAATAAAGAAAAATATTATGGGCATCTTAATTTTACAAATGAAGATTTGTTAACACTTAAAGTAAAAGGATTAAGTGGTGATGATGTCTGTGCATATAATATTTCTGCTTATTATAAATTTTTTAAATTTGATGCTAATAACGAATCCATTTGGTCTGAAATTGGTGCTGAAAATGATTTTGATATTGCACAAAATGATTATGCTCGTATACTTGAAGCCTCAAACGACATTATAACAGAAAAAAAAATTCGTAGTTTGTACTGGTTAATTAGTGCTTCAGAAAATGGAAATTATGATGCTCATTATAAAATAGAAACTGAAAACTTGAAACTTGAAAGTTCTTATCCTAGACTTAACGAAGATATTTACAAAAAGGGAAACAACTTGCTTTCAGATTATGAAATCAAAATTTTAATCGACTATGCCTTACGGGGCGGCAAAAAAGAAGCTTACCGCTTGTATGAATATTATCAAGACTATAAAAAAGATGAAACCGAGGCATCATATTGGCTCAGGATAGGAGCACAAAATAAGGATTCAGATTGTCAATATGAATACGGTAAGTATTTGCTTGGGAAAGATGATGAGTACAGCAAAATAAGAGGTGGTTTTTGGATAAGAAAGGCTATTCAAAACGGAAATACAGAAGCAAAAAAACTACTAAAAGAAATAGCAGAAAATGAAAACTAGCTATTTATTTAAACAATCCAACTATCTCATTCGGACAGCGATTGCAGGGGAGCAAAAGCAATTTATAAAAATTGCTTTTGCTGTACATCTTTCCGCAGTAATTTCTGCGGAAAGATACCGAAGCGATAGCGGAGCCCTGAAAAGAGCGGTGCTGACACTTGTGTACTTTTACATAATTATGATAGTGCACAAGTGTCAGCAGTCCGCCAAAAGAAAGTTATTATTAAATAAAAACAGCTTATTAGAGGTTTTTCCGCTTACGATAGGAAGCGGAAAAACGATGCCTTTTGGAAATAGGTGGAGCAGATACAAGGAGTTAGACAAAAAAGTACCGCAGACGTATCGGGTATACGTCGAGGAAACTTTTTTGTCGTGCGACGCAGGAGATGCCCGCATATTTTCAAAAGAAGGCAACATGACCAATAAGCTAAGCACCACAAACATACCCGGCTCCCAAGGGAACTCATACCCCAAAGCTGAACTTGACTATAACTTGAATTACGAATACGACCCGGCTTATGCTCATCGGCTAATCCATGCAGGTACCCGATACTACCGCTATGACGGTAACGGAAACATAACGGCGGAAAAAGACGGACCCTTTAGTGAAGAGGAAGAGTTTATATTTACCTATAACTATGATAAAGAAAGCGGAGTATACTCAACCGATTACGGCTTCGGTCTTGACGCCCCTAAAGAAACGGAACAGACGAACCCGCAAGATCTTTTTTCTTACAGGCGGAACTATATGTGGAATGAGCGTAACCTGTTAACCAAATCGAGCGATAAAAACTACACGGTACACTACCGCTACGGTGAAGACAGGCAGAGAGCGTTAAAGTATACTGAAGAAGGAAGAAGTGAAACGCTATACTTTAACAATTTCTTTACGATACATATTCCGATATATGATAAAGATAACCCGCAAGGGTTAAGGGTGCATAAACATATCTTTGTCGGTAACAGCCGCCTTGTAACAGCGATGACCCACACGGATAACAGTGGAGACAATGAAGAGCAAAAGGAAAAGAGATACTACTATCACAGCGACCACTTAGGAAGTGCACAATTCGTAACGGACTGGAAAGGCAGACAGTATGAGCATATAGAGTATACACCTTACGGAGAGCTATGGATAGAAGAAGTTGCTGCGGGAATTGATAAACTGCCGTTTAGGTTTACCGGCAAGGAGATGGATGAAGAAACGGGCCTGTACTATTACGGTGCGAGATACCTTGACCCGAAGTATTCGAGGTGGTTGAGTGGGGATCCGGCGCTGGGAGAGTATATACCGCAAGCTCCCATTGACGATGAAGCGAAGAAACACAACGAGAATTTACCCGGTATGGGTGGTGTGTTTAATGTTGTAAACTTGCATGTGTACCATTATGCAGGGAATAATCCGGTTAAGTATACCGATCCGGATGGGAAATCTAGTAAAGCGTATGGAATAGTTTATATATCATATGATATATATACAACGCAAGAATATAAAAAAATAAATCATGATCCAGGTTATATTGTTCAAAACAAATATACGGAAATAGAGACTACAGTTGCCTATTATGGAAATAACGAAAAAATATTAAATAATTTCCAAACAAAAAATAAGATGCCTAAGAGATTGGTATTTAATTGTGATATAGCAGATTTACCAGCGGATATTCAGGATATTTTAAGAGAAACTAATGACAATATCATTGTTGAAACAGAAAAAATTACAACGACTTCTTATTATATAGGACAAGAAAGCACAAAGAAACAAGAAAAGTCAGCTGAGACAATTAAAGCAATTTATGTTGTAAATAATAATGGAGAAATACAAAAGGTATATAAAAATGAAGATGAATAAAATAATGATTGTTTTATATTTTAGTATATTCTGTTTCAGTTGTCAAAATATCGGAATTGTGAGAATGAAAATTTTGCCGGAGTTAGATAATAACTTTATGTGTGATTTAATAAATCTTTATGCTAAAAGCTATGACAAAGAAACAGGGAATATAGTCATTTCAAAAGAAAAACTTATTAATCTTGAACTGCAAATGAAAACTTTTATCGAAACTAACTTAGCGAATATTAAAAATTATTATGTATGTAAAAAAGAAGGACGAAACTATTTATATACATATTTTGAAATTACGAATGGAGAGCTAAATTTGAAACAAGAAGAAAGGTATTATTTAATTTGGGAGCCTCAAAATCCTAATGCAATAAAAACCGGCCAACAAGTAGGTTATGTAAAAGAGCCTGCTTTAAATGTTGAACATGAATTAGCATTATTAGTAAATAATTATTCATTTTATAAAGAATTTGGAATGGCATTGATGCAAAAAGATAAAAGTTTTTTTATTGATGTGGATAAATATAGTTTTTTGATTAACTATTATTTAAAGGTTTTTAGAATGGAATCTGAAGTTTCCGATTATTATTCTATATCGTTCCCCAATTAATGATTAACGGAATCAAAAGAGAGTAGTGTGATGATTGATAATAAATAATATTAATTATTATTTAAGGCAGATGCATAGATTTAAAACTGCTGGTATATCTAACAATTATTAAGAGAAAATGAAGAATAGTTATTTATTTAAACAGTCTAACTATCTTATTCTGACAGCGATTGCAAGGGAGCAAAAGCAATTTATAAAAATTGCTTTTGCCGTACATCTTTCCGCAGTAATTTCTGCAGGTATATGCCGAAGCGAAAGCGGAGCCCTGAAAAGCGCGGTGCTCAATTTTGTTTTCTTCATAATACTAAAAAACAAAATTGAGCAGTCCGCCGCTCAAAGATGCTTACGCACCTTTGAACTTCGAGTATTCGATAAAACATCGAGGATTAAACCTTTAAATTTACTGAATGCCCTCACTGACAGGACTTTTGAAAATAGACATGTTGGATGCAAGGAGCGAGAAAAAATTAACCGCAGGCGTACTTTATGTACGTTGAGGATTAATTTTTTTGAAGCGACGCCGCAGACGGCGTGTATATTTTCAAAAGATGACGAACACGCACAAAGGGTGTACATACGTTACGGAAACGGAGTGGAAACAAGATACAAGTACGATGAAAAGCGGCGTTGGCTTGATACAATAGAAACTGAAAACAAACAAAGTCAAGACGTTTTTCAAAAAATAAAGTACTCATTTGACCCTGTAGGAAACGTCCTCGGTTACACGAATGATGCAAGCACTTATGAGACAACTCAAGCGTACAAATACGATAACCTATATCAACTTATAAGTGTAGAAGGAGAGAGTAAACAATACAAGGGGAAAAAATACTTCGGAATGAGTCCTGTAAACATAGCAAAGTACAAACAGGAGTTTAACTTCGACATCATAGGAAATATGATGAATAAAATGAGCACGACTAATTTATCGGGAAGTAGGGGAAATGCATATAAGAAAGCCGACCTAGATTACAACCTAGATTATGAATATGACAGTAAATATGCGCACAGGTTAATAAGAGCGGGGAACAGGTATTATCGTTATGACGGTAACGGAAACATAACGGCGGAAAAAGACGGACCCTTTAGTGAAGAGGAAGAGTTTATATTTACCTATAACTATGATAAAGAAAGCGGAGTATACTCAACCGATTACGGCTTCGGTCTTGACGCCCCTAAAGAAACGGAACAGACGAACCCGCAAGATCTTTTTTCTTACAGGCGGAACTATATGTGGACTTACAAGTCAAAAACTGCCATGCTGTTTTTGACGACGTATAATAATTTCCTTACTCAGCAAGCCCGTAAGGGCTTGAATGAAAAAAACTTACTCACTAAATCGAGCGATAAAAACTACACGGTACACTACCGCTACGGTGAAGACGGGCAGAGAGCGTTAAAGTATACTGAAGAAGGAAGAAGTGAAACATTATATTTTAACAATTTCTTTACGATACATATTCCGATATACGACAAAGATAACCCGCAAGGGTTAAGGGTGCATAAACACATCTTTGTAGGGAACTCAAGATTAGTAACCGCGATGACGCATACGGATAACCATGGGGACAATGATGAGCAAAAGGAAAAGAGATACTACTACCACAGTGACCACCTTGGAAGTGCACAATTCGTAACTGACTGGAAAGGCAGACAGTACGAACACATTGAATATACACCTTACGGTGAGTTATGGGTAGAGGAGACTGCACCGGGAATAGATAAGTTACCGTTCAGATTTACGGGGAAAGAGCTTGACGAGGAAACGGGATTATACTATTATGGAGCTAGGTATCTTGATCCGAAATATTCGAGGTGGCTGAGTGGAGACCCTGCACTAGGTGAGTACATACCAAGCACCTATTGACGATGATGCTAAGAAACATAATGAGAATTTGCCGGGCATGGGAGGAGTATACAACACGATAAACTTACATGTATATCATTATGCGGGCAATAATCCGATTAAGTATACCGATCCTGATGGGGAAACATTTATTGATGATGCCATAAATTTTTTAAAAGGCTGGATTAATTATGAAGTAGATAAGGGGCAAAGCCTTTTTACAAACAATACTTCATTTGTTCCAGATCCAACATATGAGGCTTTTAATGATATACTTAGAAGTA is drawn from Treponema pedis and contains these coding sequences:
- a CDS encoding RHS repeat-associated core domain-containing protein, with translation MKTSYLFKQSNYLIRTAIAGEQKQFIKIAFAVHLSAVISAERYRSDSGALKRAVLTLVYFYIIMIVHKCQQSAKRKLLLNKNSLLEVFPLTIGSGKTMPFGNRWSRYKELDKKVPQTYRVYVEETFLSCDAGDARIFSKEVIYDGLGRISYTAKEGEVYIDGTNDQTQTGWNISSTIHYDKAGRKSEEGMPFFYRGNLEQELVNKNSYEALEAFYELNDFTTIRNGTKYEYDDIDRNILTVLPDGHTQKNEYSIDTSLQITKSIDPLGNISISKKDARGNIREVRRLDKNGSLLTKAKYEYSVLGEMLRAYDAKENIVSVGYDLLGRRISLESLDAGRKEWIYDDKGRLKAETDSVLRSKASEIRYEYDGFDRITKIDYPFSEDTEYKYGEPGEKGAGQVTYKKDESGETHYSYGELNEVIKESRTINRYEAGSGKQSASFEYEADYLGRMQKMKYPDGETVSYTYDAGGQLRGVSGEKTSSKGKAEYSYVDKILYDEHAQRVYIRYGNGVETRYKYDEKRRWLDTIETENKQSQDVFQKIKYSFDPVGNVLGYTNDASTYETTQAYKYDNLYQLISVEGESKQYKGKKYFGMSPVNIAKYKQEFNFDIIGNMMNKMSTTNLSGSRGNAYKKADLDYNLDYEYDSKYAHRLIRAGNRYYRYDGNGNITAEKDGPFSEEEEFIFTYNYDKESGVYSTDYGFGLDAPKETEQTNPQDLFSYRRNYMWTYKSKTAKLFLTTYNNFLTQQARKGLNEKNLLTKSSDKNYTVHYRYGEDGQRGLKYTEEGRSETLYFNNFFTIHIPIYDKDNPQGLRVHKHIFVGNSRLVTAMTHTDNHGDNDEQKEKRYYYHSDHLGSAQFVTDWRGKQYEHIEYTPYGELWVEETAPGIDKLPFRFTGKELDEETGLYYYGARYLDPKYSRWLSGDPALNDYIPKAPINDEAKKHNENLPGMGGVFNIVNLHVYHYAGNNPIKYIDPDGRTTKVTVTNIKVSELSKEFRNAHGLLGKGEIRIVGSNGLRMVVDTYLMTVTDDKTNKKSYYEVTRHAPTVSDNKKLAFNPDESVGKYYGMLRDGGKGVGEVLELWNNKSGRDRNIRADITGDGKADYIQIHVGGVYTNLADGLEYIGGSLGCLGLNGKDKGNSGRDKFMKDIHNRLNNSGGRIEIYIQKLEK
- a CDS encoding RHS repeat domain-containing protein, coding for MKTSYLFKQSNYLIRTAIAGEQKQFIKIAFAVHLSAVISAERYRSDSGALKRAVLTLVYFYIIMIVHKCQQSAKRKLLLNKNSLLEVFPLTIGSGKTMPFGNRWSRYKELDKKVPQTYRVYVEETFLSCDAGDARIFSKEGNMTNKLSTTNIPGSQGNSYPKAELDYNLNYEYDPAYAHRLIHAGTRYYRYDGNGNITAEKDGPFSEEEEFIFTYNYDKESGVYSTDYGFGLDAPKETEQTNPQDLFSYRRNYMWNERNLLTKSSDKNYTVHYRYGEDRQRALKYTEEGRSETLYFNNFFTIHIPIYDKDNPQGLRVHKHIFVGNSRLVTAMTHTDNSGDNEEQKEKRYYYHSDHLGSAQFVTDWKGRQYEHIEYTPYGELWIEEVAAGIDKLPFRFTGKEMDEETGLYYYGARYLDPKYSRWLSGDPALGEYIPQAPIDDEAKKHNENLPGMGGVFNVVNLHVYHYAGNNPVKYTDPDGKSSKAYGIVYISYDIYTTQEYKKINHDPGYIVQNKYTEIETTVAYYGNNEKILNNFQTKNKMPKRLVFNCDIADLPADIQDILRETNDNIIVETEKITTTSYYIGQESTKKQEKSAETIKAIYVVNNNGEIQKVYKNEDE
- a CDS encoding sel1 repeat family protein; the encoded protein is MKKQIEMLSPDIITQLEKEKVIIIDPDFVFVDTTKIEDMYVSNVIISDSVVNDAEKRCIISHLIRNILIQDAVIYNYDEKGNNFTMEPHIVVGDDFIYENSNAICDVIYYIVHKDYFNFYGKPGGGFDKFFSSSLLEVISADLKHLKLKLKKENAFSEAPFAEIDIKQVLASLNTKNKEKYYGHLNFTNEDLLTLKVKGLSGDDVCAYNISAYYKFFKFDANNESIWSEIGAENDFDIAQNDYARILEASNDIITEKKIRSLYWLISASENGNYDAHYKIETENLKLESSYPRLNEDIYKKGNNLLSDYEIKILIDYALRGGKKEAYRLYEYYQDYKKDETEASYWLRIGAQNKDSDCQYEYGKYLLGKDDEYSKIRGGFWIRKAIQNGNTEAKKLLKEIAENEN
- a CDS encoding sel1 repeat family protein, whose product is MKKIYFFFCLLNTCLLFSQNTDDVFRYLKEKLGNIDDDILRYLAEEVGNIDDDDIIYVEEIERNSSCFVIKDDAELFEKEMLALQGDPRAVDELIDHYAYIQDIDNELRISKLNYWLEILIENDITPRSQYNYYTIKECYNFDNQKRRLFWLYTSAARGFELALSNVERSRKKQIVFTMANNSDYPIEELKEKQVFFYEDGALRGSGTAAYSLGKYYERINKKNAASYWCRIGAQNGNNDCMLKYAKILSNSEVEFDKLRSSFWIRKAIQNGNTEAKKLLKEIAENEN